The Gossypium arboreum isolate Shixiya-1 chromosome 6, ASM2569848v2, whole genome shotgun sequence DNA window CTCAAACACAATTGAAACATAAAGGAAAAAGCCACCATGGTTGTACTTACCTGTGTTGAAACTTATTCTGTATACTCCATGGGTGAGAGCATCAACCATGCTCATCAATATCAATAGTTGAATATGGTTCAAGTACCCATCTACCTATATCAATCTCACCAACTGATGGACCACCTTCACCGCCCTTCCACATTTCCAAACGTAAATCAATACCAGCAGCTGGACATCCCTTTGAAACATCCAACACAAGAGTGGTAATTGGCAGTCAGGCTCGAGCTCGGAGTACTCGAGGTGCTTTTGCAGGAGAAGTTAAATGCTGTCCAATTACGCCCACACGTTCTTCTAGTTTTTGAAAAGATGGAAAAGGggaagtgatgattaaatttttgcaaaatagaGGGACTTGCAGCTTGAGTAGCTACCACCATTGAAACAGTTTTTGTTTTAGGAGAGATGAGCTTTGAAAGTGTTGAAGTTGGTCTCTATGCAGCACATGCAGCCAAGGAGCAGCACATGCACTCGAGCCATGCATGCAGCAGCTGAAGCTCAATGTTGCTGTTGAATTTGAATTGGTTTTCTTACTTCAAGTCATATTTTGTAGTTTAGTTGAATTAGAACTTAGTAGGTGAAGTACTTGATGTATTTTTGTTGACATTTGAGCTGATAAATCAACTTTACAAAGTGTACAAGTTAATTTAACAAGTTTCAATGTATTTTTAGTGGTGTTAGGTGGATGTTTAGGTGAATTTGACTTGTAATGACCAGCTTATGTCTAGTATATGTAATGGCATTATGCAAAAGTTCTTTCTTAATGAAAATCTATTAGACTTCATCCATATACTCCATCTATTTTCTTTGCTTTCAATTCTGTTCTGTTTTTCAAGCTCAAATTCTGCTTGATTGTTCAGTAAGTATCGAGCCTTACTACACAAACCTAAGCTGAACCAGCTTCTTCCTTGTTCATAATCCCCAACAGAAAGGCGTAGTTCTACTATTTTCATTTGCTCTTGGGGCCTGTTGGAGTATCTCAAGCTCAAGCATGGGAGGTTTAAGCCAATCAATTATGAACGTATGAAGAGTTAAAAGTAAGAATTTCACTACAAATTAAGAGGTGAACATGTGAATACATgggaaattttttgttttttagcGTAAATAGTCAAGGGGCTAAAGTAGAGAAGACAAAGTGACCAAAAAAATTATAGAAGGGTCAATGTGAGAATTCAGTATAATACAGGAGCCAAAACAGATATTAAATCTATACAATAATTCATATCATCTAAGGCATGGATTAGATTATGGAGACTGCCAAAGCAATATTAGTGGCAAGCTGTGGTTTACCTTCAATTCAACAAGTATTTGATTAGCAATCCTACCAGAGGCATAGTTACATGCCTAAATTTTTGCCTATATCCAGCAGTCAGACAATTGAAAACTTTATGAAATTTGGTTTACCTTCAATTCAAATTTTTGCCTAAATTTGAGAAGAAAACAACTGTGTAAATCAATAAGCTGACATGACTTTTGCTTTTCACATTTGGGTAATGAAATTACCAAAACATCCCATTTTAATAGTCATGCCTCCAAGGACATTCAAGTTTTGCTGCTTACTGTTCTAATTTATTCTCTTTatgaattttgttttttttaatataaattatttaacgtGAAAGAGTATTCATTAGATGTGATTAAGGCAGAATTAAGTGTAATTGAGATATAAGTGCTCACAAGTTACTCGAGtctgatttttaaaaaaatcgaaCTCAATTAATTTGAACTGATTGATTGAGCCGAATTCGAGTTTAGTAATACTTGACTTGAACGGTTCACGAGCTTTATCgagcttttcatatttttatattattaaattatgtgtttacccttaatatatattattaaccttAAACTTAATTATTGAGTTAAGCTTGAGTACAAAAATTGATAAATGAGCTTAATTGGGTTCAAACAACTCGATTATACCTAGAGCCAAGCTCAAGCTTAAAAATAGATGTTCAATCGAGTTTAAGTAAACTATTGAACATCAAATTTCAAGTCGAGCTCAAACTTGATAATATTCAAACTTGGTTGAACTCAATTTCACCCCTAGGTGGAATTAGTGTTATAGtaacaattaatttttttaaatgtttaatataaaatataggttttatatttaatttaaaatttaacaagTAATTTATATTAAGTATAAAAAAAAGCATTTAACTTTTTCACCTATTAGTTATTTTTCAACATCATATCTAATATAGTCATTTTAACTTCTTAATTTCTTACCGTAATTGTTGACAGTAATAGAAAACACTTAAATTAACAAGGCTTTAATACGCAAGGGATAATAATAGCAAAGATGCGGACTGGAATGATGTAATTAAAGAGGCCTCTTTAAATGGTAGACATGAACCACAAATACCAAACTGCCGAAGGATTAGAATGTTTTTTCAAGCTACAATCTTATTCGTCACTTGTTTTTATTGgaataaaatggtgaaattctccaTTTACACCACATACAAACAGTAATGATATCAAAAGATGAACCCATCAAGTCAGTTAACCCCATGCAAGCATGTTCAAGTATTGTGGATTCTATAAGAAAATATGGTTCCTCTAGCTCCCTCGGTATGTCGAGAAGGAGAATGGTGAAAGCAGCAAAGGAACGTGAAAATGCTCGAATTTCTGTGTGTCTTTGATTTCAAACACAATTGAGACATAGGGGAAAAAGCCTCCAGGGTTGTACTTACCTGTGTTGAAACTTATTTGGTATACTCCAGGGCTGAGAGCATCTACTATGCTCATCAACTGACCGCTCCGTCCATCTCTATCAGTAGTTGAACATCCTTCAAGTACCCATCCGCCTATATCAGTTTCACCAAATGATGGACGAGGTTGACTGCTCTTCCACATTTCCAAACGTACTTCAATACCAGCAGCTGGAGATCCCCTAGAAACATCTAATACATGAGTAGTGATTGGTGGTCGAGTTCGAGCTTGGACTTGAGGAGCTTTTGCAGGAAAACCTTCTAAAGGAGCAGTTAAATGCTGTCCAATTATGCCCACACGTTCTTCTAGTTTcaaaaaatgaaggaaaaaacACAAGATGAAGGGTGACTTAAATCCAAACACTGAAAGCATGCATAGCACAAAACAAagataaaaacaattaaaattaatatacatCCAATTTTTAAGACAAATACAAGAACCCCATTTTGTTTTAGAATTGTTTTCCCCAAAAGGTTAACCATTCATCTTCTAGAATATAGAGGACTACAATGCAAACAAGGACATTCTATGATTTATTCTTGCAATGAAACAAGTGTTACCATCCATTGGCAGGAAGGACTTTGCTCTTGGATGGTCAGAACTTGCAGCATTTCTATATCATTTCATCTAGGATGCTTTATTTTAAGCACATGCAAGGTCATCAGTCAATAGAATAAACTAACCTAGCAGCACCACTTGCCATGAGGAATGGTGCATTAAGGAAGCTTTTGTTTTGCTTAAGAACATGATTTTCAAACACTTTTGATAGCCTGGCTCAACAATGGCACCGTTGAAAGACAAGAATCCATATGGACATATTCTTCTTCTTTGTCAACAATTATTGTGTGAGGATGGAATTGTGTTCTTCAACATATTTACAGAGATGCTAACTATTGTGCAGGTTGACTTGCTTCGAATAGTCATATCTCATTGATTTAGCAAGGTTGGATGAATCTCCTAATCTTCTAGTTCATCTAATACAAGAACATTGTATTGGTATTGGTAGGCCTAAAGCTTGAGTCTCTCAGTGAGTACTCCCACTCATAGGCCCCAAAAAATAATGCATGTGTTGAGGATCTTTGTACGCACAATGAAAAAGAAAGTGATGTTTTAAGGGGGTAAAAAGGGGAGGGGAAGGAGGTGGAGAAGGCAGAAAGGAAAGTGAAAAGTACTTTCAGCTTTACTCGCTACCGCCGTTGAATACTGGCTGCCTGTTGAATCAGCTTTTGTTTTAGCTGAGAAAAGCTTTCTAAGGCGTAATTCTGTTATTTTCATTTGCTCCTGGGATGCTATCTCAAGCTCATGTATGGGCCTGTTTGAGTACCGGTTCTGCAAAAGCAAAATTTAGAATAATTCGTATCAACTTCTGAAAGGCCTCAGGATACAAGACTGGCCAGTTATCGCATATTCAGAAAGATGAAGATAGGCATAACGTGCCCTACAGAAATTAGAAACAATAAATTTAAAAGTTCAGAGGTTGTACAAGAACATGTTCTCGATCAAGTGATGCGCTCAGCTAGTTTATTGTTTtcttacccaaaaaaaaaaaaaaaacataagcaTAAAGCCAGGTTATAGGGGTCAGAAATAATTTCACCATTAGCATAAAATTCATGCATGTAACAACTGCTCTGCAAGTAAACAATTGCTCATTTAAAAGGCTGCAAGTTCCAAGACAACtatcaaaatctaaaatttatcACAAACTCCTCGGTAAAGGCATCATTTGAAGAAAGCTTAAGTTTTAGGTTATGGCAACGGCAAAAGTAATATTAGTGCAAGCTTTACCTTCAATTCACCAAGTATTTCAGCAGCGCTCCTCCCAGAGGCACATATTAGAAATACATGTCCAAATTTTTGCCTATATCGAGCATTCCAGTCAGATAGTTCCTGTAACAACAAGGTGATTATTCCTTACACAAATaactaaatatatataattgttaATTCTACATGGTTAATTATGTACTGTGTGAGGGTGCAGTTAGGTAGCCTGGCAATCATGTTTGGTGAGAGCCATGTTTTCAGTGCCTAAATAGTTTAGCTGTTCAAGTGAAGCATAATTTCAACCTGTAACCCAGAATCAGTGGCAGTTGCTAAAGCAGTTGATTGTTCTCCCTTACTCCacctgtaaataaataaataaaaaataataatttcaagtGACCTAACAACAAAAACTAATAAAAAGTTCATAATTTAGAGAGAGGAGAAATTCAAAGAATAATTGTAGTTTGGCAGGGCATTACAGTTACAAGGATAACTGTTCCACTTTCTATCTAGCAAGTGTTGAAGGGTTTGAAAATGAAACTGGAACTTGTTTTGCTATTCATACCATAATCAAATATATGCTGGGATGGGATAGGATGTTGTCAAAAGTAGGGAAAGGAAACACTACAAGACATTGAATATCCAATtacaaagaaaatctaagatgtTTGGTCAAGATAAAGGAAATTTATTTTTGCACCGGTTGTCATTAACCGGAAACAGAAAATATATGAGATGAGAGGAGATGTAAAATATGAGAAGCTAAATTCAAATGATGAGGGATatgcaatttaatgatttaaTGGCTACATCATAGGAAAAAGTTGTATATGAAGTAGTTAAATTTGGTTGAATTGAACAAAGgttgtttttcttcttcttttttctcatTATTAGTACTTTCAGATGGAACTAAGGTATTAAAAGCTACAAGTACAGGATCAGAGAAATCAGAAGGGCAGCGGGGGTGAGAAAGATACGATCAACTTGGGTTAGCAAGTGATGATGATTCTTAACACAAGCAAAGCAGAGTATGATGAGATCAAGAGAGAAGTGAGATCCCTAGCTAATATCTATGACTAGAAAAGGAAAAAACACGAACTGAGCACTGGTGGTATGAGAAGAAGGGGATTCTCCAATCTGAGGATGAGCTGCAAATGCTTCCAACCAACCAATAACATCAACCTTCACCcatcaaattaatttatttattacaattattgcTTAGCAGAA harbors:
- the LOC108486349 gene encoding uric acid degradation bifunctional protein TTL isoform X1, which gives rise to MEEIKVDEKEALACCGSSQFAKQMALASPFPSVDHAISVAKDIWFDKVDVIGWLEAFAAHPQIGESPSSHTTSAQWSKGEQSTALATATDSGLQELSDWNARYRQKFGHVFLICASGRSAAEILGELKNRYSNRPIHELEIASQEQMKITELRLRKLFSAKTKADSTGSQYSTAVASKAEKERVGIIGQHLTAPLEGFPAKAPQVQARTRPPITTHVLDVSRGSPAAGIEVRLEMWKSSQPRPSFGETDIGGWVLEGCSTTDRDGRSGQLMSIVDALSPGVYQISFNTGKYNPGGFFPYVSIVFEIKDTQKFEHFHVPLLLSPFSFSTYRGS
- the LOC108486349 gene encoding uric acid degradation bifunctional protein TTL isoform X2 produces the protein MEEIKVDEKEALACCGSSQFAKQMALASPFPSVDHAISVAKDIWFDKVDVIGWLEAFAAHPQIGESPSSHTTSAQWSKGEQSTALATATDSGLQELSDWNARYRQKFGHVFLICASGRSAAEILGELKNRYSNRPIHELEIASQEQMKITELRLRKLFSAKTKADSTGSQYSTAVASKAEKRVGIIGQHLTAPLEGFPAKAPQVQARTRPPITTHVLDVSRGSPAAGIEVRLEMWKSSQPRPSFGETDIGGWVLEGCSTTDRDGRSGQLMSIVDALSPGVYQISFNTGKYNPGGFFPYVSIVFEIKDTQKFEHFHVPLLLSPFSFSTYRGS